In Cicer arietinum cultivar CDC Frontier isolate Library 1 chromosome 1, Cicar.CDCFrontier_v2.0, whole genome shotgun sequence, one DNA window encodes the following:
- the LOC101506040 gene encoding uncharacterized protein isoform X5 — MHIMAGHKFLAVKKLERENPLKQLLNHSSVDKVVVVAPEEDANTPPFPVRCDDFIFLDVIALRVEQIGVDCALLEEVCGWINAKATVSVWAKMTPNITDFQRNCF; from the exons ATGCATATTATGGCGGGGCACAAGTTTCTGGCGGTGAAGAAATTGGAGCGTGAGAATCCGttgaaacaattattaaatCATTCTTCTGTTGATAAGGTTGTTGTCGTTGCTCCTGAGGAAGATGCCAACACTCCACCGTTTCCTGTGAGATGTGATGATTTTATCTTTCTTGATGTTATTGCGTTAAGAGTTGAACAAATTGGAGTT GATTGTGCTCTTCTTGAAGAAGTTTGTGGATGGATAAATGCAAAAGCTACAGTTTCTGTTTGGGCCAAAATGACTCCCAACATTACCGATTTTCAGAG AAATTGCTTTTGA
- the LOC101506040 gene encoding uncharacterized protein isoform X7 — MHIMAGHKFLAVKKLERENPLKQLLNHSSVDKVVVVAPEEDANTPPFPVRCDDFIFLDVIALRVEQIGVDCALLEEVCGWINAKATVSVWAKMTPNITDFQR; from the exons ATGCATATTATGGCGGGGCACAAGTTTCTGGCGGTGAAGAAATTGGAGCGTGAGAATCCGttgaaacaattattaaatCATTCTTCTGTTGATAAGGTTGTTGTCGTTGCTCCTGAGGAAGATGCCAACACTCCACCGTTTCCTGTGAGATGTGATGATTTTATCTTTCTTGATGTTATTGCGTTAAGAGTTGAACAAATTGGAGTT GATTGTGCTCTTCTTGAAGAAGTTTGTGGATGGATAAATGCAAAAGCTACAGTTTCTGTTTGGGCCAAAATGACTCCCAACATTACCGATTTTCAGAG ATGA
- the LOC101506040 gene encoding uncharacterized protein isoform X4, with translation MHIMAGHKFLAVKKLERENPLKQLLNHSSVDKVVVVAPEEDANTPPFPVRCDDFIFLDVIALRVEQIGVDCALLEEVCGWINAKATVSVWAKMTPNITDFQRCNSVEEDAGVL, from the exons ATGCATATTATGGCGGGGCACAAGTTTCTGGCGGTGAAGAAATTGGAGCGTGAGAATCCGttgaaacaattattaaatCATTCTTCTGTTGATAAGGTTGTTGTCGTTGCTCCTGAGGAAGATGCCAACACTCCACCGTTTCCTGTGAGATGTGATGATTTTATCTTTCTTGATGTTATTGCGTTAAGAGTTGAACAAATTGGAGTT GATTGTGCTCTTCTTGAAGAAGTTTGTGGATGGATAAATGCAAAAGCTACAGTTTCTGTTTGGGCCAAAATGACTCCCAACATTACCGATTTTCAGAG ATGCAACTCGGTTGAAGAAGATGCTGGTGTTTTGTGA
- the LOC101506040 gene encoding uncharacterized protein isoform X6, producing MHIMAGHKFLAVKKLERENPLKQLLNHSSVDKVVVVAPEEDANTPPFPVRCDDFIFLDVIALRVEQIGVDCALLEEVCGWINAKATVSVWAKMTPNITDFQRGE from the exons ATGCATATTATGGCGGGGCACAAGTTTCTGGCGGTGAAGAAATTGGAGCGTGAGAATCCGttgaaacaattattaaatCATTCTTCTGTTGATAAGGTTGTTGTCGTTGCTCCTGAGGAAGATGCCAACACTCCACCGTTTCCTGTGAGATGTGATGATTTTATCTTTCTTGATGTTATTGCGTTAAGAGTTGAACAAATTGGAGTT GATTGTGCTCTTCTTGAAGAAGTTTGTGGATGGATAAATGCAAAAGCTACAGTTTCTGTTTGGGCCAAAATGACTCCCAACATTACCGATTTTCAGAG GGGGGAATGA
- the LOC101506040 gene encoding uncharacterized protein isoform X3 — MHIMAGHKFLAVKKLERENPLKQLLNHSSVDKVVVVAPEEDANTPPFPVRCDDFIFLDVIALRVEQIGVDCALLEEVCGWINAKATVSVWAKMTPNITDFQRKQWFFISSVISDGF, encoded by the exons ATGCATATTATGGCGGGGCACAAGTTTCTGGCGGTGAAGAAATTGGAGCGTGAGAATCCGttgaaacaattattaaatCATTCTTCTGTTGATAAGGTTGTTGTCGTTGCTCCTGAGGAAGATGCCAACACTCCACCGTTTCCTGTGAGATGTGATGATTTTATCTTTCTTGATGTTATTGCGTTAAGAGTTGAACAAATTGGAGTT GATTGTGCTCTTCTTGAAGAAGTTTGTGGATGGATAAATGCAAAAGCTACAGTTTCTGTTTGGGCCAAAATGACTCCCAACATTACCGATTTTCAGAG GAAACAATGGTTTTTTATTTCCTCAGTAATTTCTGATGGCTTCTGA
- the LOC101506040 gene encoding uncharacterized protein isoform X1, with translation MECTKYVEKYNDMINSQRVYIFLAGLDSHLDGVRGRILATTPLPNVQSIYATVCAEANRQDVMLSGEYSNRSAFVVKKYPNKKICKSNHVMETCFKLHGYPEWHPKGKTTSNNKIETSKVHLSIVIGFVTKSGGNEREVQHHDDSMFDLFCEDRLSCENHSADATRLKKMLVFCERKLRDWRLKFRVLVRFWNDKLRS, from the exons ATGGAATGCACCAAATATGTTGAGAAATACAACGACATGATTAATTCTCAAcgagtttatatttttttggctGGTTTGGATTCACATTTGGATGGAGTTCGTGGTCGTATTCTGGCTACCACTCCGCTTCCTAATGTCCAATCAATTTATGCAACTGTGTGTGCAGAGGCAAATCGCCAAGACGTTATGCTAAGTGGCGAGTATTCGAATCGGTCCGCCTTTGTTGTCAAGAAgtatccaaataaaaaaatatgcaagTCTAATCATGTCATGGAGACATGTTTTAAACTCCATGGCTATCCGGAGTGGCATCCAAAGGGAAAAACTACTTCGAATAACAAGATAGAAACCAGCAAGGTTCATCTTTCTATTGTTATTGGCTTTGTAACCAAGTCAG GGGGGAATGAAAGAGAAGTGCAGCACCATGATGATAGCATGTTTGACTTATTTTGTGAAGATAGATTATCTTGTGAGAATCACTCTGCAG ATGCAACTCGGTTGAAGAAGATGCTGGTGTTTTGTGAAAGGAAGTTAAGAGATTGGAGGTTAAAGTTTCGGGTATTAGTTCGGTTTTGGAACGACAAACTAAGGAGTTAG
- the LOC101506040 gene encoding uncharacterized protein isoform X2, with protein MECTKYVEKYNDMINSQRVYIFLAGLDSHLDGVRGRILATTPLPNVQSIYATVCAEANRQDVMLSGEYSNRSAFVVKKYPNKKICKSNHVMETCFKLHGYPEWHPKGKTTSNNKIETSKVHLSIVIGFVTKSGGNEREVQHHDDSMFDLFCEDRLSCENHSAGSFIKS; from the exons ATGGAATGCACCAAATATGTTGAGAAATACAACGACATGATTAATTCTCAAcgagtttatatttttttggctGGTTTGGATTCACATTTGGATGGAGTTCGTGGTCGTATTCTGGCTACCACTCCGCTTCCTAATGTCCAATCAATTTATGCAACTGTGTGTGCAGAGGCAAATCGCCAAGACGTTATGCTAAGTGGCGAGTATTCGAATCGGTCCGCCTTTGTTGTCAAGAAgtatccaaataaaaaaatatgcaagTCTAATCATGTCATGGAGACATGTTTTAAACTCCATGGCTATCCGGAGTGGCATCCAAAGGGAAAAACTACTTCGAATAACAAGATAGAAACCAGCAAGGTTCATCTTTCTATTGTTATTGGCTTTGTAACCAAGTCAG GGGGGAATGAAAGAGAAGTGCAGCACCATGATGATAGCATGTTTGACTTATTTTGTGAAGATAGATTATCTTGTGAGAATCACTCTGCAG GAAGCTTTATTAAATCCTAG